A DNA window from Maribellus comscasis contains the following coding sequences:
- a CDS encoding M14 family zinc carboxypeptidase, whose protein sequence is MKKNLLTKAQKKILIIGIFHGDEPEGEYIINRFIEETDFSTIKNHLYFIPCLNPSGKKLNTRQNKNGVDLNRNYPTKNWVETEKNDYYSGDAPASEEETKFMVETLETIKPDVILTIHAPFKVVNFDGPAKEIAEKVAELCGHPVLEDIGYPTPGSFGTYCGVERNIPTITLELDEEETEEQVYKRTKPVIEYLGNLN, encoded by the coding sequence TTGAAAAAAAATCTGCTGACGAAAGCGCAAAAAAAAATTCTTATCATCGGAATTTTCCATGGTGATGAACCTGAAGGAGAATACATTATCAATCGATTTATAGAAGAAACTGATTTTAGCACCATAAAAAATCACCTTTATTTTATTCCGTGTCTGAACCCGAGTGGCAAAAAACTCAACACCCGCCAAAATAAAAACGGTGTGGATTTAAACCGGAATTACCCAACAAAAAACTGGGTAGAAACGGAAAAGAACGATTATTATTCTGGGGATGCACCGGCCAGCGAGGAAGAAACAAAGTTTATGGTAGAAACGCTCGAAACGATAAAACCCGATGTTATTTTAACCATTCATGCTCCGTTTAAAGTGGTGAACTTTGATGGCCCGGCAAAAGAAATCGCTGAAAAAGTAGCAGAGCTATGCGGACATCCGGTGCTGGAAGATATTGGTTATCCAACTCCGGGTTCGTTTGGAACATATTGCGGCGTTGAAAGAAATATCCCGACTATTACACTCGAACTCGACGAAGAAGAAACCGAAGAGCAAGTATATAAAAGAACAAAACCGGTTATTGAATATCTTGGAAATTTGAACTAA
- a CDS encoding ATP-binding protein: MEFLKRSVSKLIIQNLKPNKVVILLGARRTGKSVLIKKIISELSEKHLFLDGDDFTTLNLFQPRTIENFRSLIGNVKLLVIDEAQQIPDIGKSLKLIVDHIPDIKVLITGSSAFDIHNKIGEPLTGRKTTLFLYPFSQAELNENETIAETAGRLNERLVLGHYPELIHLHGKEEKARYLRDLVSSYLLKDILTFEGIRNADKIRQLLRLIAFQIGKEVSLHELGRQLGMHKNTVEKYLDLLSKTFVIYGIGAFNRNLRNEISKSKRWYFYDNGIRNILIENVNDLQIRNDTGELWENYIISERIKFQQNSQTMCSNYFWRTYQQQEIDWIEEREGKLFAYEMKWNPNKKVSVPSGWKSGYPEATFEVISPKNYIHWIT, translated from the coding sequence ATGGAATTTTTAAAACGTTCGGTTTCCAAACTAATTATCCAAAACCTTAAGCCAAACAAAGTGGTAATTTTGCTTGGCGCGAGAAGAACAGGCAAGTCTGTCCTGATAAAAAAAATCATTTCTGAATTATCTGAAAAACATTTATTTCTCGATGGAGATGATTTCACCACATTAAATCTGTTTCAACCAAGAACAATCGAAAATTTTCGTTCACTGATAGGCAACGTAAAACTTCTGGTAATTGATGAAGCCCAGCAAATCCCGGATATTGGGAAATCATTAAAACTCATCGTCGATCATATTCCTGACATAAAAGTGTTAATAACCGGCTCATCAGCATTCGATATTCACAATAAAATTGGAGAACCGCTTACGGGCAGAAAAACAACTTTATTTCTGTATCCATTTTCCCAGGCAGAGTTAAACGAAAACGAAACCATCGCTGAAACCGCTGGAAGACTCAATGAAAGACTAGTACTCGGACATTATCCTGAGCTGATACATTTACATGGCAAAGAAGAAAAAGCACGATACCTGCGCGATCTTGTCAGTTCATATCTTTTGAAAGATATTTTAACTTTTGAAGGCATTCGAAATGCGGATAAAATCAGACAACTTTTGAGGTTGATAGCATTCCAGATAGGAAAAGAAGTTTCGTTACATGAATTGGGACGGCAACTTGGGATGCACAAAAATACAGTTGAAAAATACCTTGATCTACTTTCGAAAACATTTGTAATTTATGGAATCGGAGCTTTTAACCGAAACCTCAGAAACGAAATATCAAAATCAAAACGATGGTATTTTTACGATAACGGAATCAGAAATATTCTTATTGAAAATGTTAATGATTTACAAATCAGAAACGACACAGGTGAATTATGGGAAAACTATATTATTTCGGAAAGAATAAAATTTCAACAAAATAGCCAAACGATGTGTTCCAATTATTTTTGGAGAACCTATCAACAGCAGGAAATTGACTGGATTGAAGAAAGGGAAGGAAAGCTTTTCGCCTATGAAATGAAATGGAACCCAAATAAAAAAGTTTCGGTACCTTCCGGTTGGAAATCAGGATACCCTGAAGCTACATTTGAAGTTATTTCACCAAAAAACTACATCCATTGGATTACGTAA
- a CDS encoding PD-(D/E)XK nuclease family protein: MERFLSKCAEYIYQKHQKNLQNLCIVFPNRRSGVFFTSYLQKQISGAVIGPKTITVNELFSDFSPFHSGDKLQLISILYEVFKKHTKTIETFDEFYFWGEILLADFNDVDRYLVNAQDMFRNIADIKEIDSLFDYLTPEQKMALEHFWGSVAVSNNKEFQKKYINVWDKLFPVYAEFKTILAEKKLAYGGMSDRWVVERLENGDFEFDAEKYYIVGLNALNACEKKFFKSLQGCGKADFLWDFDRFYLEDEKNEAGGFMRENLTRFPSPDDFLFDDHFFLRKKNIKLVAVSSVYGQAQEIPHFLKETQPDFQPQFDNTAIVLADESLLFSALGAIPEETGTVNITMGYPVKNSVVYGFLMLMVNLLKNRRKDVENNTVVYHRFVTDILNHQLLNGIASEKSKEFVANLKFNNKITVVLKEINFSTIHQQIFSPPEKVVDYSTYFLDVLGSIYAWVKQEDAGNKMLLELIFSIYNAIEKLKVVVQDVAKEQSREISPAVYFRLFNQYLGQVSVAFEGEPLSGTQVMGILETRCLDFENLIILGLNENKWPRTFTSPSFIPHNIRKGFGLPGIDEQDAMYSYYFYRLIQRAKNVTATYSVVKEGINTGELSRYGFQLLYDSNQSPKLVNLDFSFANDPVPEIQIQSSEKSVQEYLSRISKDHPLSPSAINVYFMCSLRFYFRYFMHLPEPEEVKDEIDSPIFGNIFHETIEALYKPFVGKVLEKGDLENMQKDRILLENEIRKAIAKHYFKEKDSARKPVKLEGKTLLIFENIKTFLKQLLKIDAEIAPFSVESLEDDYKTELPVVLNGMPQKIWIGGKIDRVDRVNSKLRILDYKTGNVDSLSFKNLDELFEKDQKKHKKEILQALIYTHVLSKNKTNERDFQPVIYSLRKFFDETYSPEISWGKQGFSFQEIEPEFLEHLQVLVQEILSPKNVFSQTPHLEKCQYCPYNKICQRY, from the coding sequence ATGGAACGGTTTCTCTCGAAATGTGCGGAATATATTTATCAAAAACATCAAAAGAATTTGCAGAATCTTTGTATTGTTTTTCCAAACCGCCGTTCTGGAGTATTTTTTACTTCGTATTTGCAAAAGCAGATTTCCGGTGCTGTTATCGGCCCGAAAACGATAACGGTGAATGAATTGTTTTCTGATTTTTCACCTTTCCATTCGGGCGATAAATTGCAGCTTATTTCCATTTTGTATGAGGTTTTTAAAAAGCACACCAAAACCATTGAAACATTCGACGAGTTTTATTTTTGGGGAGAGATTTTGTTGGCTGATTTTAATGACGTTGATCGGTATTTAGTGAATGCGCAAGACATGTTCCGAAATATTGCGGACATCAAAGAAATTGATTCTTTGTTTGATTATCTCACACCGGAGCAGAAAATGGCGCTTGAGCATTTTTGGGGAAGTGTGGCGGTTTCAAATAACAAGGAATTTCAGAAAAAGTACATCAACGTTTGGGATAAACTTTTTCCGGTTTATGCTGAATTCAAAACTATTTTGGCTGAAAAGAAATTGGCCTACGGCGGAATGAGTGACCGGTGGGTTGTGGAGCGTTTGGAAAACGGTGATTTCGAATTTGATGCAGAAAAATATTACATCGTTGGGTTAAATGCACTAAATGCCTGCGAAAAGAAGTTTTTTAAGAGTTTGCAAGGCTGCGGGAAAGCTGATTTTTTGTGGGATTTCGATCGTTTTTATCTGGAAGATGAAAAGAACGAGGCCGGTGGTTTTATGCGTGAAAATCTGACACGTTTTCCTTCTCCTGATGATTTCCTTTTTGATGACCATTTTTTCTTACGAAAGAAAAATATAAAATTGGTTGCTGTTTCGTCGGTTTACGGGCAAGCGCAAGAAATTCCTCACTTTTTGAAAGAAACGCAGCCTGATTTTCAGCCACAGTTTGATAATACAGCTATTGTTCTGGCCGACGAATCATTGTTGTTTTCCGCTCTTGGCGCAATTCCTGAAGAAACCGGAACTGTAAATATTACAATGGGTTACCCTGTGAAAAATTCGGTGGTTTATGGTTTTTTGATGTTGATGGTAAATCTTTTGAAAAACAGGAGAAAGGATGTAGAAAATAATACGGTTGTTTACCATCGTTTTGTTACCGATATTTTGAATCATCAGTTGCTGAATGGAATTGCTTCGGAAAAATCGAAGGAGTTTGTTGCAAATTTGAAATTCAACAACAAAATTACGGTTGTTCTGAAAGAAATAAATTTTTCAACCATTCATCAGCAAATATTCTCTCCTCCCGAAAAAGTAGTGGATTACAGCACTTATTTTTTGGATGTTCTGGGAAGTATTTATGCCTGGGTAAAACAGGAAGATGCCGGGAATAAAATGTTACTTGAGCTTATTTTCTCAATTTACAATGCGATTGAAAAACTGAAGGTGGTTGTTCAGGATGTTGCCAAAGAACAAAGCCGCGAAATTAGTCCGGCAGTTTATTTTCGGTTGTTTAATCAGTATTTAGGGCAGGTTTCTGTAGCTTTTGAAGGCGAACCTTTGAGCGGAACGCAAGTAATGGGAATTTTGGAAACCCGCTGTCTTGATTTTGAAAATCTTATTATTCTTGGCCTGAATGAAAATAAATGGCCGCGAACTTTTACTTCGCCGTCGTTTATTCCGCACAACATTCGAAAAGGATTTGGCCTGCCCGGAATTGACGAGCAGGATGCGATGTATTCCTATTATTTTTATCGTTTGATTCAGCGTGCAAAAAATGTAACCGCTACCTACAGTGTGGTGAAAGAAGGAATTAATACAGGCGAGTTAAGTCGTTATGGATTTCAATTGTTGTACGATTCCAATCAGTCGCCAAAGCTGGTGAATCTCGATTTTTCTTTTGCCAACGATCCTGTGCCGGAAATTCAGATTCAAAGTTCGGAGAAAAGTGTGCAGGAATATTTGTCGCGAATTTCAAAAGATCATCCGCTTTCGCCGAGTGCCATAAATGTTTATTTTATGTGCAGTCTCCGGTTTTATTTTCGCTATTTTATGCATCTGCCCGAGCCCGAAGAAGTAAAAGATGAAATTGACAGTCCGATTTTTGGGAATATTTTTCATGAAACAATAGAGGCTTTGTATAAACCTTTTGTTGGGAAGGTATTGGAAAAAGGCGATTTGGAGAATATGCAGAAAGATCGAATTCTGCTTGAAAATGAAATAAGAAAAGCAATTGCCAAACATTATTTTAAAGAAAAAGACTCGGCCAGAAAACCCGTGAAACTGGAAGGCAAAACACTGTTGATTTTTGAAAATATAAAAACGTTTCTTAAACAACTCCTGAAAATTGACGCTGAGATTGCTCCATTCTCTGTGGAATCGCTGGAAGATGATTATAAAACGGAATTGCCGGTTGTTTTAAACGGCATGCCGCAAAAAATATGGATAGGTGGAAAAATAGACCGTGTAGATAGAGTGAATAGCAAACTTCGTATTTTGGATTACAAAACCGGAAATGTTGATTCACTTTCATTTAAAAATTTAGACGAGCTTTTTGAAAAAGATCAGAAAAAGCACAAAAAGGAAATTTTGCAGGCTTTGATTTATACGCATGTTCTTAGTAAAAACAAAACAAATGAACGTGATTTTCAACCTGTCATTTACAGCTTGCGCAAGTTTTTTGACGAAACTTATTCTCCCGAAATCAGCTGGGGAAAACAGGGCTTTTCGTTTCAGGAAATAGAACCTGAATTTTTGGAACATTTACAAGTTTTGGTGCAGGAAATTCTTTCACCGAAAAATGTATTTTCGCAAACTCCACACTTAGAAAAATGCCAATATTGCCCTTACAATAAAATTTGCCAGCGTTATTGA
- the trmD gene encoding tRNA (guanosine(37)-N1)-methyltransferase TrmD — MRIDIITVLPEILESPFSHSIIKRAQEKGLAEIHIHNLRDFSEDKHRRVDDYSFGKGAGMVMAIQPVEKAIESLKAERNYDEIIFTTPDGDVFNQKEANNLSMMKNIIILCGHYKGIDQRIRDFYITKEISVGDYVLTGGELAAAIITDAVVRLIPGVLSDETSALTDSFQDNLLSPPVYTRPAEYKGMKVPEILLSGNDKLVDDWKQEQAIERTKKLRPDLYKKYLED; from the coding sequence ATGCGCATTGATATCATCACGGTGCTTCCTGAAATTCTGGAAAGTCCGTTTAGCCATTCCATAATAAAACGAGCTCAGGAAAAAGGATTGGCGGAAATTCATATTCATAATTTACGCGATTTTTCGGAAGACAAACATCGTCGCGTTGATGATTATTCGTTTGGCAAAGGTGCCGGAATGGTGATGGCCATTCAGCCCGTTGAAAAAGCCATTGAATCGTTAAAAGCAGAAAGAAACTACGACGAAATTATTTTTACAACTCCTGATGGTGACGTTTTTAATCAGAAAGAAGCTAACAACCTTTCAATGATGAAAAACATTATTATTCTCTGCGGACACTACAAAGGAATAGATCAGCGCATTCGCGATTTTTATATCACCAAAGAAATTTCGGTTGGTGATTATGTTTTAACCGGAGGCGAACTGGCTGCAGCAATTATTACCGATGCAGTAGTTCGTTTAATTCCAGGCGTTCTTTCTGACGAAACCTCTGCCCTCACCGATTCATTTCAGGATAATTTGCTAAGTCCGCCGGTTTACACACGCCCGGCAGAATATAAAGGAATGAAAGTTCCTGAAATTTTGCTCAGCGGAAACGACAAACTGGTTGACGATTGGAAGCAGGAGCAAGCGATTGAACGCACAAAAAAATTACGCCCTGATTTGTACAAAAAATATTTAGAAGATTAA